The genome window GAAGCTAATCTCCCTTTATTCAGAGGTTTACACTTGACAAAATAGAGCAAGTACTTATGTAACACCATGGAGAAACACCCAGTAACGAAGGAACACTGATATGGTAAGTAAATAATGGGGGAATCCCATTatcagtgggattaggagagggaaTTAAGGGGAGGCAGCTAGGGTTCTTCAGAAGAGTGAAGGGGAGATTGAGCGTTTAGGGGCGACAGGTTGGTAGAAATGGGCTAGGGTTTTAGGTAAGGGGTAATATAAAGGAACAGGTAGGTTAATTATGGGTcattgatcatttaagatcaacgacCAAGATCAAACGGGGAAGCGGGGCGGGTTATTAAGCGGGTCGCGACGGGGTTGGGTAAAAGGGTCGcctggtttgggcttggggttTATTGGGCTAAGGTGCTGGGCCATTTTGGTCCGAAAAATTGGTTTAAATCTGGGCTACTATTTAAATATGCAAAAgttattataaataatttttaaaaaatgattaataaataaataaaaatactatttatgcactaaaatgattataaataataatttagcgttaaaaaaatataaaaatgctatttggcacaaataaaataaataaaagcaattACGGATGAgtataggctattactgcaaaattgtGCAAATAGCTTAAAAAATGCTAACGTAATTATAtataatgaagtaaaaatatttgaaacatgtattataggtgcaaaataataattttaggtaactaggtcatcacaaaataatttgaaggagtaattaataattattcaagtaatttaagtacatgaaaatcaatttaaaagctcagaaaattatgaaaaattatagaaactgcTCCTATAGATTGGTaagctaaataatgatgcaaaaaatgatgttttgaaagtatatatattatttgagaaaatatgagggcaaaattgggtatcaacagccaTTCTTCTGTTGTTTATTCTATTATTGCTggaacgcgatctctgaaattctcacgatgccgaTTATTATCAAACCCTTCggcccctaattcatgttcagctTATCTTGTTCACTTACCcatgctgatttctattactcagggggtctaactttttcttACGGTGATCACATTccagtcaccaactcatttctcgaagtgagggtatgactttatggcttatacagtTTTATTGTCTCAATGCCTGTCACCTCTTATCTttttcttcacttgactatagactctgtcatgcCATATTTggatttaccgttatcactcatttatcacctcttactcataatgcttcagttactctcttcttattctccgactaatatttttgtctatcactttattctgaaaacttcaacaaaacgttCTTTCACATTTAGCTCCTCTCACTGGCTCTTCGAGATGCCTAACATTCTCCTTTTTTTTACTAGGGgatggagtcatactaaggtaaatatttatcccttttagGATGCCACTGtctatcttctaaaatttctgaatattctagtattcatagctgactgtactattctagagttcaccgtctgggtgtctcacaaggagatctattaccacatgtGTGCTATCTTCGGAAATgctagctaatgataacaatccatccacaattttgggttactctaaccccagctggatcatgatatcccatccttctcttaaactatatctgttagctctcatagggcataattgagattggtgtggccaattgtatatatctctgttactgttgaaagtaactcagaatccttatatttctctgcctgaattataATTACTGATAATCtgcactaactgggtacctcgtacccgtCTTCACCttgtttcttttacttgttgCAACTTGTATCTTCCTTATGATACTcttattgctttttaccatatgggtggatagatattcatgccttagggctccttatcaagaagcttacacttcttagtacacacatgatctgctgaagacctcatatttactcatcataagcatgatgcaaaatctaGTTCCTCTGACtaaactcttccacagccacattcaatctcttaccaactgtctttgtgaatgtaggtatcgttgtattacgaataaagtagaatttacgagtttgaattcttataactgaactctaccacacgatctatagtaagaagaaagagtgacggtcctaaatgctctgtagcctcctgcttataagtgtgatgCACAACACATAAAcacgactctactagacatggcatgtagactccctaggacacaacctggctctgataccacttttttcaCGACCTAAACCGCAGGGCCGCgacggcacccggtgccttactcaaccgagtaccaacgtaacatatctttcttatcataccattatGGGTAAATGGGCGAGAAGGGGCGTCATAacataaccagaataaaacaaaagggaatactcgacataggacgacccaacatgtaatgcaaacttatacatatgacatacgagcctataagaccaaaatgatcactcgtacactgaacataggccgacaaggccatacaatccttcatatacatgacatttgtctacaagcctctaagagtacataaatatcataaaggccgggacagggccctgccataccactaaatacatgtccaaagtatactgaccaaataagtaactccggagcaagtggagtataccaacaccttccgctgagctgatagcttactaggaggactctcaacatgtctattgggacctgcgggcatgaaacgcaacgtccccaggcaaaaagggacgtcagtacaaataacaTACCGAGTAtttaaggcatgaaaagcagtatataatagacatgaaagaaatatggggTAAAAGACACAACCTGTAaatctgaatagctctgtaaatcatgagacatttataatgtcatgcatatgtgtataaatatcataccatgcgtaggtgtatgcgtacataacatcatcaagcctcggagggcatcccatcatatcatctcggccactgtgggcgaaatcttcaatgtataccagctgatcaggtggtgatgcatATATAACgacataacctttccccatatcccaatacatataatatatgtgtatataacgccatctggtcataggtcaatgtacatgtataaatgaatacaatgcataagaagtacgtcTATAAtatctctcgaaatgtcataagatcaataagccttcggataaactttatcaactacgtatttttctgagacccataaacagaagatataataataaggcacatggggaatcaagagcataggcacccctagtactactatgaatagagtcatttatgaaagttgtgcgtttgctcgtttcgtttgtatcatatgggtcatgccaaaagaaagaaggaatagccttaacatacctcaagtcatcaatgcaactcGACAAAAGATTACGACAACTAGAGCgacaaccctataacaaagaaatacatgtacaactaaGACGGCGCTAGTAcatcacgtatctcaaacgataactcgattctaaaataaaacgggcagcatttcccctgattttacttctccctcaagcctactataggtgagACAAAAACACAATACAACCCACAACTCGAAAATAACCTACTACAATTCGAGACCTTTAATCCAACAAAAAACcccaatataccataacacacttaatcaacaagttatcaattagcttgAAATTTTAACGACAAGCGACCAGCCCACTACCCTACAACATGTGCCATTTCTCCACgcccttttatccttccaaactccataaatcagcagcacaataggccaacacgactggactacaaaacagtccactaaaactgaaataaatcgacctcacggcttctgatcaccgtccagtgtgttctaactattaggaaacgaatttatcaaccttccttgatatttaaaagcttaaatacagaaagtaggtgTTTTTGTTAACCATTAAGCACCTTCCAAAACtaaaactacaaagaaaaagagaggcggtataatgatacttacgtcgtagggatcattctaatgttatcgcttcttgatttcgtgaaAGGGATGTTGATCTTGCTTGGAATTTATTGAACCAGTTCTTGGAGAGCTTGAGAGTATATTGGTAAGTATTCTCTGTATTTTGATGATATATAAGGGGATAAGACCACCTATAAGCCCACCGCCTCAATTCTCCAAGCAGGTGGGTAAGCTGCCTGCTTGGCAGCTTGAGCAGTGCAACTTCGGACACttgtatctctctactccgatatcgtattaaCAAACGGTTTtgagagttagaaactagacacatgagactttaattccaaataaatatctcccTGTATctctcaatatattgggagaaaacggcctcgcaacctggcctataaacctgccagtttctacgaagtgcggcgacgtgacttggcgaccctatTTTAAGAATCCATATTTCTGTACCCGATGTGGTATGAACGAATGGTTTGGACCATTGGAAACTAGGTTCCAAgaccttcattttggtatgagcTATGTCCCAAAATTATATCATAAAGTTTACGAATGTAATTTCTCAAAACCGCTCGTTACAATGCAATTCTTAACTCGATATTTCCGTAAGTTAAAtttgatttttcccaaactttatattttatatccaaacatcatatattgtcatattatgactttacactcatttaaattatgattaacaagtctcattcATCCTAACTTACTTAACACTTCGATAAACCTTCCTtagccttgtagaaggatttcatcctttttgagcttacatcaattgacttacgacatactttcacatacgaaaacatagggtgtaacagattattcaaaacctcaagaaaatgttgtaagcagcaaaaggcaaatggcccgaagaattgctcggagttctatgggcctaccgaacaacggccaaatcgagcacaggAGAAACTCCTTTTATACTTGTGTACGGTGttgaagccctaatcccggtggaagtgggtgaacccactttgagatattttcgggcagatgaagaatcgaacaacgaagcaatgttaatcaacttAGAACTGCTCGAGGAATGCAGGGACTTGGTgcatgtaagaatggcagctcaaaagcagagaatagagagatattatattcgaagagccaacctccgttatttcaaagtaggagatttgGTTATGAGGAAAGTAATCCAAAATACCCAGAAGCTCAatgcggggaagctaggtccaacatgggaaggtccctaccggattTCACCTATCATTGATaaaggatcatacgagttggagaaccagaatggagaaaagttgcctagcaactggaacgtggcacacctcaaaagatattattgctgatgaacattattcAAGCAAAAGTATGTGCTACactatttttcccttcgttcagtttttgtcccaactGGGGTTTTCTAGCAAGATAGCAAGGCAAACaaacaagcttccactcggggatggttagataatcGTTGGTTCGATAGAGAATTCCCACTTGGAAGTTATGTTTGCTACCGAACAGAGATTACTcgaccgttcacgagcacaaacctcTAGAATATTtttagatagtcttttgctcgatagcatggattcctaaggggaagtaaggtatgttgccgagttaaggattatctagtaATTCATTTGGTGGAATCTTTGAAAGCACAAGACTTCTAGTGTTTCGATTTGCCCTCtttgcattcgaacactggggcgaatgatatgaggatacgagaACATTGACTGCTACGTCAACCGGGAAACAAAAATCTGGAAATAAAATGCATCATTGGGACCGGGAACTGCGGAGCcaaccccgtagaaataagttgtacaagatagccacatgtaatggtaatttcttttcagtatagcaaatgcttatgtattttttgaaaatagaaggaataaaataaaatcctTTTTTTATCGTGTTTCTTGTTtgaacgatgaattaactttgtcatttgaaagttaaccgagtacttcaaatgttagtgccataatgaacatgagatgtcctcttcaaaagcaccgtaaacataagagggcactctcttatgaaaaccctcacattaaagggttggtttcagaagaatttatgcccgaaatcaaaatgcCTTTGAGGAAAAATGCACCCGAAGACGAACACGAAAGGACGCAAgaagtaaacttgcgcaaatacttatgaAAACCCTCATGTTAACGGGTTGGTTTAGGAAGAAATTGTGCCCGGAATCAAAATGACTTCGAGGAAAAATGCACCCAAAGACATACacaaaaggacgcaaaaagtaaacttgtgcaaatacttatagaaaccctcacgtaaaagggataatgctcGGAACCAAAGTGCTTCGAGGAAAATGCATCTGAGACTACACGTAGTAAAGTGCGAATATAAAAACGTGCGCATAAATCTTAAGCAAATGCAAAGGTTAAAGACTCacatggatattcaaacgaaagtaagaatcaaataatacttgagcaaaaatatgtctttatttacaagaatgtgccaaaaaaggtaaaaatgcaaaatgggaaaaagaaaataaaagctaaactgcagtgtctccggaaccaggaggaagaggaGTGTCCGCATCCCAGGGAGAAGTAAGTGGGTCCACCGATGTCTCAACATTTTCACCAGTTTGGCCTTCGGCATCATCATCTTCTaattcttcttcagttcccgaaAACTTGGAACTAGAACTAGAAGGTCCACGTACATCAGACCTCAATGGGAGtccacttttagcagctaactcaagccgcgtgccttagcaattttggcatcaaaatcaatgacaccagcttttgcctcttccaaggtttttatcCTTATGTTGTACATGGCATgagttttttcaacaacgagggaagcctctcggcgcttgagttcttctttgagttgggttacctcggtagaaaggttttcccgggcggacctagcaaatttgaggctgacatcaaggtcgcggacagttgaactaaagagcatattatgctcgatagttttcatgTACTTCTCTTCTTGCTGGGCGTGTTTCGCCCCCATAGCaaaaagctcttcaaatttggagttcaaggctgcctctaagttaatcactctttcagcagaggcagcctctcgatcggttgcagcaagaacgacgttatggacttcaacccatttgacCTTGGCTtcgtcaaatctaaccctcagcagACAAACTTTTTTGGCTAAgagttaccacttcttgctcactttgcCGCAAACGAGCTTCCAATACAACAACCTCAGTAGTTTTGGCTTCCAGTTCCGAAAGGCGAGCGATATGTTGCTCCTGCTCTGACAAAAGCTGATCCGCACAGAGGTAATCTCTTCCTTTTCatgaatcaacctctgaaggccgtcgaaagcaagaaagttggcctacaaagtaaGAAGGGTAAAGTTCAGGATATGCTTACACCCAAAAATAGAAGAAGTAATAAAGGAATAAAGAAATGTACCGTTGcggcgttgtgcatggcattgttcaacaatcactctcccgagagtgcctgaatctttttccagtctttttctgaagccaaaggctttagataattagcaagctccaccggccagGTTAGCAAGTTGCATCCGATAGAGACCaaaagagtaacgttcctcctcctttgtggatcttcagaaggggcagcataattttgccccaaattcccataaaCTGgcgactgtggaagaggaacaccttcttcattgTCAAGTGCGGCCGGTGGAGGTGATGTAGCaattgctggtggaagagtggatgaagatggaagtgatgtagcagttgctggtattggtgaaaatggagatgaagctgatagagttgaagagtgagaagaagctgcatcaaatgcagtgctggcAGTTGGATGCTCTAACCAAAGACGACAAGaacccggtactcagccccatAGTACCGGGCACAACAATTGGGGCCCAAAAATGGGAGTtcacattatctaccaaatcaaactctccccaaagtgtcgaggcatcgtcctcgattggtgtaactctcttaaaAGGTCGAGCATCATGTTGAGAAAAAGGGTACCTAataacagcccatgtacgagggttagcagtagggaatttctcttcaaagtcctttgtggtactgagtcttcttgggatgatggaacccaccgtTGGAGGAGCAGAGTCCTCGGCTTTGTTCTTGTTATTTGAAGAACCGGCATgcttggaggaagaagccatcgaataagaagaaggaaaaagtttttgtttgaagagaattaaagctgggaagaaggtgtagtgctatcactgatcaatatctcctgccgtggaaccacctgcatacatttaaagatgcagcacccccggcaaaagggacattagtactgtcgaatagcactagtatgtataactaaataccctctcaatagaatgacaaataatacaaacaagattatcataaaatcaatgaaagccttaatcaacatcaaacctcaatttaggatgaagacagtgttcaaattaatttccatatctcatattgagagatttttagtatcgatataccactgtccacaataccattattcacaataccagtaccactgtactctcagcacggagtccgatcaggacccgatcagctaggctatctcattagagacattaaccacaattactctcaatatcaataccaccgtctttagcacggagtccgatcacgacccgatcggctaggctatctcattaaagACACTAACCACAATTACACTCAATAttaataccaccatctttaacacagagtccgatcacgatccgatcggctaggctatccattagggacatcggccacaatcacaattttaattataatttccagcacaatcaccaccatgtgtgcggcatggtttccgatcacgacccgacctgttacacctcatgtttttttgtacgtggaagtacgccataagtaaattgatataagctcggaatgagatgttacattctgcattttcgtacgttaaagtttcatcgtaagctaatcgacgtaagttcgggaatgagattattttgagattataagcatttttctatttcaaacaagtgatgagtaaattcctgaaggtgagagggtaagcaaataaaaaaaatgaattttcgccaaagtttgacatgttgggatataatacggtccgagctaaaatacacggtatttatggactagtgccatacaaggcacccaatgaccatgatagtaaggtgtataaggtatgtggtATTtgcgagtagtattttaagtaatttagattattcttaattatatgggtaatttgCTAATTATTGGATTCGTGGGGGATtaataatttattatggaaatggGGGAATTATTGGATAAGACTTGATGACAAACGTGGCAGCCCACTAATGCCCATATAATGACTCATTGTTCTTCATGAGTTGGTGGCATGTTAGGAGAAGTTTTGTATAAAATAATCCCCAATATATAAAGCTCCTCTAAATTACATTATGGAGATGTTTACTACAAAAGCAACAAATGGATTTATATGGCTTATGGCAACGTGAATTCTCTCCAGCAAACTTATATAAAAGAATGTCCAAGTCAAGCAACAAGAAGTGACAAAATTCGTACAGGATTAGATGATAGCAACATAAATCGCTTCAAGAATTTAGTACGAAGTTATATtgtgtaatagcaacgggatttgcacGTTCTAATGGagcacggtataatctttctcaagaatatcacacatattttcccctacttcgatctgtcGTTACGTGTTGTGCAATCGACGTgtattagaggaattgtcaagagaatcggctcaggtatgttaaggttatcccttctttcttttggcatgatctatgcgacacaaacgaaacgagcaaatgcagaattttcataaatgactctattcatagaaatactagagatgcttatgttcttgattccccatgtgtcatattattctatcatctgttgatgggtctcaaaaaatacataaattgataaagtttactttatgatattaatcagaggcataatggtcttatgacgttccgagagattttattggcgtacttctcatgcattgtattcatttacattgactcatgaccagatggcattatatacgcgtatatatgtatattatatatatatgggatgtgGAAAAAGGTTActgcgttatatacgcaccaccacctgatcaactggtatacgttgatgatttgcccacagtggccgaaataacatgataggatgccctcaaaggcttgatgatgttatgaacgcataaacctatgcatggtatgacatttatacgcatatgcatgacattataaaaaaaatgaaatgattcacagagctatgcagatgtacatgtcgagtcttttactccgtgtttctctcatgtctattatttactgattttcattccttacatactagatacattatttgtactgacgtctcttttgcctggggacgctacgtttcatgcccacaagtct of Nicotiana tomentosiformis chromosome 7, ASM39032v3, whole genome shotgun sequence contains these proteins:
- the LOC138895879 gene encoding uncharacterized protein, translating into MLINLELLEECRDLVHVRMAAQKQRIERYYIRRANLRYFKVGDLVMRKVIQNTQKLNAGKLGPTWEGPYRISPIIDKGSYELENQNGEKLPSNWNVAHLKRYYC